One window of the Takifugu rubripes chromosome 13, fTakRub1.2, whole genome shotgun sequence genome contains the following:
- the lgr4 gene encoding leucine-rich repeat-containing G-protein coupled receptor 4 isoform X2, whose product MNNITELPAYIFKNFPYLEELRLAGNDLSFIHPEALSGLHQLKVLMLQNNQLKTVPSEALKNLHSLQSLRLDANHISAVPDDSFEGLQQLRHLWLDDNNLTKVPVGSLRHQANLQALTLALNRIFYIPDNAFANLSSLVVLHLHNNRIKEIGDNCFAGLSNLETLDLNFNSLTAFPRAVQALPKLKELGFHSNDITSIPEGAFHNNPLLRTIHLYDNPLAFVGASAFQNLSELHSLMLRGANMMQDFPILTWTNNLESLTLSGTKISSIPAELCKDLKLLRTLDLSYNKITEIPTLQGCVRLQEINFQHNRIGQIDRDTFQGLSALRLLDLSRNEIRVIHRDAFLSLSALSNLDLSANSLALIPTTGLSSLSQLKLSGNPQIKNVLNAKNLPKLRSISVPYAYQCCAFIGCDSIATSSPERDVKKSTGGADVERISMIMHCSPSPGAFKPCEHLLGNWMIRLTVWFICLVSLVFNSLVLVATFCPAHGGQGRFYPLAASLSPSRLLMGLLALANLLTGLYVGVLTVLDVATWGSFAEFGVWWEMGPGCQVAGVLAVFSSEWSVLLLSLAAVERSVAVRTILGKVMLSPRRSVGSRRGCCRGERRFSLAAGLLGLLAAAVACLPLLTSGDQSASPLCLPFAGSESPALSVTVFLVLLNALAYLFTAAVYTQLYCHLGRVELADPEQTAALRHVAWLIFTNCIFFCPVAAFSFAPLLTGATAGGPEIAKSVTLIFFPLPACLNPVLYVFFSPAFREDWLKLRGRRGLSREAKACGDAHGDESGGASELTDGGSTTHLGFDCGAYAQLCGEPAVCEQCEAALHARACSSPSSSSICRHLLKSHSCPTLLTGAAACQRQGGFWADSGTPSAQSEYADEGDSFVSDSSDQVQACGRACFCQSRGLPLVHYSYSIPRD is encoded by the exons ACGACTTGCCGGAAATGACCTGTCATTTATTCATCCCGAAGCCCTGTCTGGACTCCATCAACTCAAAGTCCT GATGCTCCAGAATAATCAGCTGAAGACTGTGCCCAGCGAAGCCTTGAAGAACCTTCATTCTCTTCAATCTCT CCGCCTGGACGCAAACCACATCAGCGCCGTGCCAGATGACAGCTTCGAAGGCCTTCAGCAGCTGCGCCACCTCTGGCTGGACGACAACAACCTGACCAAGGTCCCCGTGGGGTCCCTGAGACACCAGGCCAACCTGCAGGCGCTGACATTAGCGCTTAACCGCATCTTTTACATACCCGACAACGCCTTCGCAAACCTCAGCAGTCTAGTTGTGCT ACACCTTCATAACAACAGGATTAAGGAGATAGGAGACAACTGTTTCGCTGGACTTTCAAACTTGGAAACACT AGATCTGAACTTCAACAGCCTCACGGCTTTCCCCCGAGCGGTGCAGGCCCTGCCCAAACTGAAGGAACT CGGATTTCACAGCAATGACATCACCTCCATACCTGAAGGGGCCTTCCACAACAACCCCCTGCTGCGAACCAT ACACCTTTATGACAACCCTCTGGCTTTCGTGGGCGCATCAGCATTCCAGAATCTGTCCGAGCTGCATTCTCT gatgcTGCGAGGGGCCAACATGATGCAGGACTTCCCCATACTCACATGGACAAATAACCTCGAGAGCCT gaccttATCAGGGACCAAGATATCGTCCATCCCCGCTGAGCTGTGCAAGGACCTCAAGCTGCTTCGCACACT AGACCTGTCGTACAATAAGATCACAGAAATACCAACTCTGCAGGGCTGCGTCCGACTGCAAGAGAT AAACTTTCAGCACAATCGCATTGGACAAATCGACAGAGACACTTTCCAGGGCCTGTCGGCGCTCCGCTTACT AGACttgagcagaaatgaaatcCGAGTCATCCACAGGGACGCTTTCCTCAGCCTCTCCGCTCTCAGCAACCT AGATCTGAGCGCGAACTCTCTGGCTTTGATCCCGACGACCGGACTGAGCTCGCTAAGTCAGCTCAAACTGTCGGGAAACCCGCAGATAAAGAACGTGCTGAACGCCAAAAACCTGCCGAAGCTCAG GTCCATCTCTGTCCCCTACGCCTACCAGTGCTGCGCCTTTATCGGCTGTGACTCCATCGCGACGTCTTCCCCGGAGCGCGATGTGAAGAAATCAACAG GTGGTGCGGATGTGGAGCGGATTTCAATGATCATGCATTGCTCTCCATCACCAG GGGCCTTCAAGCCTTGTGAGCACCTGCTGGGCAACTGGATGATCCGCCTGACCGTCTGGTTCATCTGCCTGGTGTCGCTGGTCTTCAACAGCCTGGTGCTGGTGGCGACCTTCTGTCCTGCGCACGGAGGACAGGGCCGCTTCTACCCACTCGCCGCGTCCCTCTCTCCGTCCAGGCTGCTGATGGGGCTGCTGGCCCTGGCCAACCTGCTCACAGGCCTGTATGTGGGTGTGCTGACGGTGCTGGACGTGGCCACGTGGGGCTCCTTCGCTGAGTTCGGAGTGTGGTGGGAGATGGGCCCCGGCTGTCAGGTCGCGGGGGTTCTGGCGGTCTTCTCTTCGGAGTGGTCGGTCTTGTTACTGTCTCTGGCGGCTGTGGAGCGCAGCGTGGCCGTGAGGACCATTCTGGGGAAGGTCATGCTGTCGCCCAGGAGGAGCGTGGGCAGCCGTCGCGGATGCTGCAGAGGCGAGCGGCGCTTCAGCCTGGCCGCGGggctgctggggctgctggCCGCCGCCGTGGCCTGTCTGCCCCTCCTGACCTCCGGTGACCAGTccgcctctcctctctgtctgccctTCGCCGGCAGCGAGAGTCCGGCTCTGAGCGTCACCGTGTTTCTGGTACTTCTCAATGCGCTGGCGTACCTCTTTACCGCCGCCGTGTACACGCAGCTTTACTGCCACCTGGGCAGGGTGGAGTTGGCCGATCCGGAGCAGACGGCCGCCCTTCGACACGTCGCCTGGCTCATATTCACCAACTGCATCTTCTTCTGCCCCGTGGCAGCGTTCTCCTTCGCCCCTCTGCTGACGGGGGCTACGGCGGGCGGCCCGGAGATCGCCAAATCTGTCACTCTCATTTTCTTCCCTCTGCCCGCCTGCTTGAACCCGGTGCTCTACGTCTTTTTCAGTCCGGCTTTTAGGGAGGACTGGCTGAAACTACGCGGGCGCAGAGGGCTGAGCAGGGAGGCAAAAGCCTGCGGCGACGCTCACGGAGATGAGAGCGGCGGAGCGTCGGAGCTCACGGACGGAGGCTCCACCACGCACCTGGGCTTTGACTGTGGGGCGTACGCGCAGCTCTGTGGAGAACCGGCGGTGTGCGAGCAGTGCGAGGCAGCGCTGCACGCCAGGGCctgttcctctccctcctcctccagcatctgtaGACACTTGCTGAAGTCTCACAGCTGTCCCACCCTCCTGACGGGAGCCGCGGCGTGCCAGCGCCAGGGGGGGTTCTGGGCAGACAGCGGAACGCCCTCCGCTCAATCCGAGTACGCAGACGAGGGCGACTCGTTCGTGTCGGACAGCTCGGACCAGGTCCAGGCCTGCGGCCGGGCCTGCTTCTGTCAGAGCAGAGGACTTCCTCTGGTACACTACTCATACAGCATACCTCGAGACTGA
- the lgr4 gene encoding leucine-rich repeat-containing G-protein coupled receptor 4 isoform X1 encodes MRVDLLWVCLWCFLRPGATGQGQSVAVCSPSCSCDEDGGADCSGRGLTAVPAGLSAFTYYLDLSMNNITELPAYIFKNFPYLEELRLAGNDLSFIHPEALSGLHQLKVLMLQNNQLKTVPSEALKNLHSLQSLRLDANHISAVPDDSFEGLQQLRHLWLDDNNLTKVPVGSLRHQANLQALTLALNRIFYIPDNAFANLSSLVVLHLHNNRIKEIGDNCFAGLSNLETLDLNFNSLTAFPRAVQALPKLKELGFHSNDITSIPEGAFHNNPLLRTIHLYDNPLAFVGASAFQNLSELHSLMLRGANMMQDFPILTWTNNLESLTLSGTKISSIPAELCKDLKLLRTLDLSYNKITEIPTLQGCVRLQEINFQHNRIGQIDRDTFQGLSALRLLDLSRNEIRVIHRDAFLSLSALSNLDLSANSLALIPTTGLSSLSQLKLSGNPQIKNVLNAKNLPKLRSISVPYAYQCCAFIGCDSIATSSPERDVKKSTGGADVERISMIMHCSPSPGAFKPCEHLLGNWMIRLTVWFICLVSLVFNSLVLVATFCPAHGGQGRFYPLAASLSPSRLLMGLLALANLLTGLYVGVLTVLDVATWGSFAEFGVWWEMGPGCQVAGVLAVFSSEWSVLLLSLAAVERSVAVRTILGKVMLSPRRSVGSRRGCCRGERRFSLAAGLLGLLAAAVACLPLLTSGDQSASPLCLPFAGSESPALSVTVFLVLLNALAYLFTAAVYTQLYCHLGRVELADPEQTAALRHVAWLIFTNCIFFCPVAAFSFAPLLTGATAGGPEIAKSVTLIFFPLPACLNPVLYVFFSPAFREDWLKLRGRRGLSREAKACGDAHGDESGGASELTDGGSTTHLGFDCGAYAQLCGEPAVCEQCEAALHARACSSPSSSSICRHLLKSHSCPTLLTGAAACQRQGGFWADSGTPSAQSEYADEGDSFVSDSSDQVQACGRACFCQSRGLPLVHYSYSIPRD; translated from the exons ACGACTTGCCGGAAATGACCTGTCATTTATTCATCCCGAAGCCCTGTCTGGACTCCATCAACTCAAAGTCCT GATGCTCCAGAATAATCAGCTGAAGACTGTGCCCAGCGAAGCCTTGAAGAACCTTCATTCTCTTCAATCTCT CCGCCTGGACGCAAACCACATCAGCGCCGTGCCAGATGACAGCTTCGAAGGCCTTCAGCAGCTGCGCCACCTCTGGCTGGACGACAACAACCTGACCAAGGTCCCCGTGGGGTCCCTGAGACACCAGGCCAACCTGCAGGCGCTGACATTAGCGCTTAACCGCATCTTTTACATACCCGACAACGCCTTCGCAAACCTCAGCAGTCTAGTTGTGCT ACACCTTCATAACAACAGGATTAAGGAGATAGGAGACAACTGTTTCGCTGGACTTTCAAACTTGGAAACACT AGATCTGAACTTCAACAGCCTCACGGCTTTCCCCCGAGCGGTGCAGGCCCTGCCCAAACTGAAGGAACT CGGATTTCACAGCAATGACATCACCTCCATACCTGAAGGGGCCTTCCACAACAACCCCCTGCTGCGAACCAT ACACCTTTATGACAACCCTCTGGCTTTCGTGGGCGCATCAGCATTCCAGAATCTGTCCGAGCTGCATTCTCT gatgcTGCGAGGGGCCAACATGATGCAGGACTTCCCCATACTCACATGGACAAATAACCTCGAGAGCCT gaccttATCAGGGACCAAGATATCGTCCATCCCCGCTGAGCTGTGCAAGGACCTCAAGCTGCTTCGCACACT AGACCTGTCGTACAATAAGATCACAGAAATACCAACTCTGCAGGGCTGCGTCCGACTGCAAGAGAT AAACTTTCAGCACAATCGCATTGGACAAATCGACAGAGACACTTTCCAGGGCCTGTCGGCGCTCCGCTTACT AGACttgagcagaaatgaaatcCGAGTCATCCACAGGGACGCTTTCCTCAGCCTCTCCGCTCTCAGCAACCT AGATCTGAGCGCGAACTCTCTGGCTTTGATCCCGACGACCGGACTGAGCTCGCTAAGTCAGCTCAAACTGTCGGGAAACCCGCAGATAAAGAACGTGCTGAACGCCAAAAACCTGCCGAAGCTCAG GTCCATCTCTGTCCCCTACGCCTACCAGTGCTGCGCCTTTATCGGCTGTGACTCCATCGCGACGTCTTCCCCGGAGCGCGATGTGAAGAAATCAACAG GTGGTGCGGATGTGGAGCGGATTTCAATGATCATGCATTGCTCTCCATCACCAG GGGCCTTCAAGCCTTGTGAGCACCTGCTGGGCAACTGGATGATCCGCCTGACCGTCTGGTTCATCTGCCTGGTGTCGCTGGTCTTCAACAGCCTGGTGCTGGTGGCGACCTTCTGTCCTGCGCACGGAGGACAGGGCCGCTTCTACCCACTCGCCGCGTCCCTCTCTCCGTCCAGGCTGCTGATGGGGCTGCTGGCCCTGGCCAACCTGCTCACAGGCCTGTATGTGGGTGTGCTGACGGTGCTGGACGTGGCCACGTGGGGCTCCTTCGCTGAGTTCGGAGTGTGGTGGGAGATGGGCCCCGGCTGTCAGGTCGCGGGGGTTCTGGCGGTCTTCTCTTCGGAGTGGTCGGTCTTGTTACTGTCTCTGGCGGCTGTGGAGCGCAGCGTGGCCGTGAGGACCATTCTGGGGAAGGTCATGCTGTCGCCCAGGAGGAGCGTGGGCAGCCGTCGCGGATGCTGCAGAGGCGAGCGGCGCTTCAGCCTGGCCGCGGggctgctggggctgctggCCGCCGCCGTGGCCTGTCTGCCCCTCCTGACCTCCGGTGACCAGTccgcctctcctctctgtctgccctTCGCCGGCAGCGAGAGTCCGGCTCTGAGCGTCACCGTGTTTCTGGTACTTCTCAATGCGCTGGCGTACCTCTTTACCGCCGCCGTGTACACGCAGCTTTACTGCCACCTGGGCAGGGTGGAGTTGGCCGATCCGGAGCAGACGGCCGCCCTTCGACACGTCGCCTGGCTCATATTCACCAACTGCATCTTCTTCTGCCCCGTGGCAGCGTTCTCCTTCGCCCCTCTGCTGACGGGGGCTACGGCGGGCGGCCCGGAGATCGCCAAATCTGTCACTCTCATTTTCTTCCCTCTGCCCGCCTGCTTGAACCCGGTGCTCTACGTCTTTTTCAGTCCGGCTTTTAGGGAGGACTGGCTGAAACTACGCGGGCGCAGAGGGCTGAGCAGGGAGGCAAAAGCCTGCGGCGACGCTCACGGAGATGAGAGCGGCGGAGCGTCGGAGCTCACGGACGGAGGCTCCACCACGCACCTGGGCTTTGACTGTGGGGCGTACGCGCAGCTCTGTGGAGAACCGGCGGTGTGCGAGCAGTGCGAGGCAGCGCTGCACGCCAGGGCctgttcctctccctcctcctccagcatctgtaGACACTTGCTGAAGTCTCACAGCTGTCCCACCCTCCTGACGGGAGCCGCGGCGTGCCAGCGCCAGGGGGGGTTCTGGGCAGACAGCGGAACGCCCTCCGCTCAATCCGAGTACGCAGACGAGGGCGACTCGTTCGTGTCGGACAGCTCGGACCAGGTCCAGGCCTGCGGCCGGGCCTGCTTCTGTCAGAGCAGAGGACTTCCTCTGGTACACTACTCATACAGCATACCTCGAGACTGA